Proteins encoded in a region of the Clostridium beijerinckii genome:
- a CDS encoding DDE-type integrase/transposase/recombinase: MINKFLLETVIYLIEIIKYLMTLLVGKNLLKSISDEPVKKEYRKLQVDDQPIFDVPEKLNYKLLIAEYEFKHGKEFAPVKPRKNKALAPKDVICPKCGAPHTYLYDNNGGRGQYLCKVCDTTFNPKNYYQKSIVLRCPHCSKTLERIKARKDFYVYKCKNDNCSFYQNNLKSMTKSEKQDFKKNPGKFKVRYIFRDFTFDFKPLSKESPVKSKVSLPNIMISSYTLGLILTYYVNYGLSSRKTAALLKDIHDIKISHQAILNYVNAVSIVVKPFIDNYDYKLSDSFCGDETYIKVNGKWNYIFFFFDAVKKIILSYRVSPHRDTETAVKAIDDVLSKLKEIPEDLNLITDGNPIYLLAQHFFASHSIKFDVTQVIGLTNKDEVSKEYRPLKQIIERLNRTFKGNYRATTGFGSPNGSVAFVTMFVAYFNFLRPHSALEGKTPVILEELESMSNMPTRWCKFIELSQDFVLNNCTITA; this comes from the coding sequence ATGATTAATAAGTTTCTTCTTGAAACTGTAATTTATCTTATTGAAATTATAAAGTATCTCATGACTTTGCTGGTTGGCAAAAACTTGCTTAAAAGCATTTCGGACGAACCTGTTAAGAAAGAATACCGAAAGCTTCAAGTAGATGATCAACCAATCTTTGATGTTCCCGAAAAACTTAACTATAAGCTTCTAATAGCTGAATATGAGTTTAAGCACGGCAAAGAATTTGCTCCTGTGAAACCTCGCAAAAACAAAGCGTTAGCTCCTAAGGATGTTATCTGTCCTAAGTGTGGTGCTCCACATACCTATCTTTACGATAATAACGGAGGCCGAGGACAATATCTTTGCAAAGTCTGTGATACCACATTCAATCCTAAAAATTACTATCAGAAATCCATAGTGTTAAGATGTCCTCACTGCAGTAAAACACTTGAAAGAATCAAGGCGCGTAAGGATTTCTACGTTTATAAGTGTAAGAATGATAATTGCTCTTTTTACCAAAATAATCTTAAATCAATGACAAAATCTGAAAAACAAGATTTTAAGAAGAATCCTGGTAAGTTCAAAGTTAGATACATATTTAGAGATTTCACTTTTGACTTTAAGCCACTTTCTAAAGAAAGTCCGGTAAAATCAAAGGTTTCTCTTCCAAACATTATGATTTCTTCTTACACCTTAGGACTCATTCTAACTTACTACGTTAACTACGGTTTATCTTCCAGAAAGACAGCTGCATTGCTTAAAGATATTCATGATATTAAAATATCTCATCAAGCAATTTTAAACTATGTTAATGCCGTTTCAATTGTAGTTAAGCCATTTATAGATAACTACGATTATAAACTTTCTGACTCTTTCTGCGGCGATGAAACCTACATAAAAGTTAACGGTAAGTGGAACTATATTTTCTTCTTTTTTGATGCTGTTAAAAAGATTATTCTATCTTACAGAGTATCACCACATAGAGATACCGAAACGGCTGTAAAAGCCATCGATGATGTTCTAAGTAAGTTAAAAGAAATACCTGAAGATCTTAATCTTATAACTGATGGTAACCCTATATATCTTCTTGCACAGCACTTCTTTGCAAGCCATAGTATAAAATTCGATGTTACTCAAGTTATAGGCTTAACCAATAAAGATGAAGTTTCAAAAGAATATAGGCCATTGAAGCAAATTATTGAACGTCTTAACCGAACCTTTAAAGGCAATTATAGAGCTACTACTGGCTTCGGAAGTCCTAACGGGTCGGTTGCATTTGTAACTATGTTTGTGGCATACTTTAACTTTCTAAGACCACATTCTGCCCTTGAAGGCAAAACTCCTGTAATCCTTGAAGAGTTAGAGTCAATGTCCAACATGCCTACTAGATGGTGCAAATTTATTGAACTATCTCAAGACTTTGTTCTAAATAACTGTACAATAACTGCCTAA
- a CDS encoding nitroreductase family protein — protein sequence MNEVIKNILTRRSIRSYTDEQISEEDLNIILETAKFAPSYKGTQSWHFTVVQNKDKINQLISVIKEALQNSSIEQFKKMGNITNFNPFYNAPTIIITACDKNSPEKEADSAVALENIMLAAHSLNIGSCWISSLSIVRDDPKVIDILSELGIPENYTILGTVALGFSNNSNAKAAPRKEGTVNVVK from the coding sequence ATGAATGAAGTAATCAAAAATATTTTAACAAGAAGAAGTATAAGATCTTATACGGATGAGCAGATTTCCGAGGAGGATTTAAATATAATCTTAGAAACTGCAAAATTTGCTCCAAGTTATAAAGGCACTCAAAGCTGGCATTTCACTGTAGTACAAAATAAAGATAAAATCAATCAGCTAATTTCTGTAATAAAAGAAGCTTTGCAAAATTCTTCAATAGAGCAATTTAAAAAGATGGGGAATATAACTAACTTCAATCCATTCTATAACGCTCCTACTATAATCATCACAGCTTGTGATAAAAACTCACCAGAAAAAGAAGCAGACTCTGCTGTCGCACTTGAAAATATAATGCTAGCTGCTCATTCACTTAATATTGGTTCATGTTGGATATCATCTTTAAGTATCGTTCGAGATGACCCAAAGGTTATAGATATACTTTCAGAGCTTGGTATTCCTGAAAATTATACTATATTAGGTACTGTCGCTTTAGGTTTTAGCAATAATAGTAATGCAAAGGCGGCACCTAGAAAAGAAGGCACTGTAAATGTTGTAAAATAA
- a CDS encoding LysR family transcriptional regulator, whose amino-acid sequence MNWQQLEYFKVIAETQNYTTAADLLLVTQSALSKAISKLEEELEVHLFEKNGRNIKLTRFGSMFLKHAEAAIKEINDGIQELQNIINPMTGTVSISSLYTIGTYFIPTIMSHFLKENPNVKFEFGMNSTSNILEGLENGKFDLGFYDELENIEEYEKIESVPIKNDELVIIVPKNHKLANQSEIMLKDLKDETFALFSENIANKMCSIFRKAGIMPKTIVKPNENSMVVSGFVGAGLGISIIPNIPNLITDQVAVIRIKEPQCYRTIRMGWLKNGYVTPAAEVFKDFVVATASKMKI is encoded by the coding sequence ATGAACTGGCAGCAATTGGAGTATTTTAAAGTTATAGCAGAAACGCAAAACTATACTACAGCAGCTGACTTACTACTGGTAACTCAGTCAGCTTTAAGCAAGGCAATTTCGAAATTGGAAGAAGAGTTGGAAGTTCATTTGTTTGAAAAGAATGGGAGGAATATAAAATTAACCCGCTTTGGCAGTATGTTTTTAAAGCATGCAGAAGCTGCAATAAAAGAAATTAATGATGGTATCCAGGAATTACAGAATATAATAAACCCTATGACAGGCACAGTTTCTATTTCATCACTTTATACTATTGGAACATATTTTATTCCAACGATTATGAGCCACTTTTTGAAGGAAAATCCAAATGTAAAATTTGAATTTGGAATGAATTCGACTAGCAATATTTTAGAGGGATTAGAGAATGGTAAATTTGACTTAGGTTTTTACGATGAACTTGAAAATATTGAAGAATATGAAAAAATAGAGTCAGTTCCAATAAAAAATGATGAACTTGTTATAATAGTACCTAAAAATCATAAGCTTGCTAACCAATCAGAGATAATGTTAAAAGATTTAAAAGATGAAACTTTTGCACTTTTTTCTGAGAATATAGCAAATAAAATGTGTTCTATTTTTAGAAAAGCTGGTATTATGCCAAAGACTATAGTAAAACCTAATGAGAACAGTATGGTGGTTTCTGGTTTTGTTGGTGCAGGATTAGGCATTTCTATTATTCCTAATATACCTAATTTAATAACAGATCAGGTGGCAGTAATCAGAATAAAAGAACCTCAATGCTATAGAACTATTCGTATGGGATGGCTAAAGAATGGTTATGTTACTCCAGCTGCTGAAGTATTTAAAGATTTTGTTGTAGCAACTGCATCCAAAATGAAAATTTGA
- a CDS encoding epoxide hydrolase family protein produces the protein MSIKKFNIQVSDEVLNDLKYRLDHIRWPELLENSSWERGTNINYLKSLVSYWKDEFDWRAQEKELNRFSHFRCNVDGIDIHFIHEKGKGPNPTPIILTHGWPDSFIRYQKIIPLLTDPASYGGDPNDSFDVIVPSLPGFGFSSASKHSGMNNYRVSELWAKLMTEKLGYSKFAAAGGDMGSGVTRYLALNHPELLIGIHLTDIGIIRDLMISDDTKLSEDELSYKKIASEWMSNEAGYMSIQSTKPQTIAYGLSDSPVGLAAWIIEKFRGWSDCNGDLNKNFSKDELLTNIMIYWVTNTIGSSANAYYENTHSLPPIGHIDVPTGMALFPADVLLPPKEWAMRNLNITRWTTMPKGGHFTAMEDPKHFAEEVRTFFRTYR, from the coding sequence ATGTCTATTAAAAAATTCAATATCCAAGTATCTGATGAGGTACTTAATGATTTAAAATACAGATTAGATCATATACGCTGGCCTGAGCTGCTAGAAAACTCAAGTTGGGAACGAGGCACTAATATAAATTATTTAAAATCACTTGTTTCATATTGGAAGGATGAATTTGACTGGCGCGCACAAGAAAAAGAATTAAACCGTTTTTCTCATTTTCGTTGTAATGTGGATGGGATAGATATTCACTTTATACATGAAAAAGGAAAAGGACCTAATCCAACACCAATTATACTTACTCATGGATGGCCTGATAGTTTCATACGTTATCAAAAGATTATCCCACTTCTTACTGACCCTGCAAGTTATGGTGGTGATCCTAATGATTCTTTTGATGTAATTGTCCCTTCATTACCTGGTTTTGGTTTTTCTAGTGCTTCAAAACATAGTGGCATGAACAATTATCGTGTTTCTGAGCTTTGGGCAAAGCTAATGACTGAAAAGCTTGGCTATAGTAAGTTTGCTGCTGCAGGTGGAGATATGGGTTCAGGTGTTACAAGATACTTGGCATTAAATCATCCAGAACTTCTAATAGGAATCCATCTAACTGATATTGGAATTATCAGAGATCTTATGATATCAGATGATACAAAGCTTTCAGAAGATGAATTGAGTTATAAGAAAATTGCTTCAGAATGGATGTCAAATGAGGCAGGTTATATGTCTATTCAATCTACAAAACCTCAAACCATTGCCTATGGACTTTCTGATTCACCAGTAGGCTTGGCTGCATGGATTATAGAAAAATTTCGCGGTTGGAGTGATTGTAATGGTGATTTAAATAAAAACTTTAGTAAAGATGAACTTCTCACTAATATAATGATCTATTGGGTCACAAATACCATAGGCTCATCAGCAAATGCATATTATGAAAATACACATTCATTGCCACCAATTGGACACATAGATGTACCAACAGGCATGGCTTTATTCCCAGCTGATGTATTGCTGCCACCAAAGGAATGGGCTATGCGCAATTTAAATATCACTCGCTGGACTACAATGCCTAAAGGAGGACATTTTACAGCCATGGAAGATCCTAAACATTTTGCTGAAGAAGTTCGCACATTCTTTAGAACTTATAGGTAA
- a CDS encoding helix-turn-helix domain-containing protein, with translation MPQADRHKNRTVYIEFIANENFVNLPYKERLTITFITSGSMNLQLNDRPVKIVAPSILCLSMEDKIEVIEKQNVSSQSFCFHPDFFNTAHFSETTGYLSTNLKIKTGLLLFGEDKIHTRVYAVDEKIYLKLYEWFFIMGTEVYAQSDSLWVCRIKKYLIQILGVIEELNHNSEKSPANLVLEYIHINYSDKITLEDLTRCAHLNRVSLNKSFQDLCGCTAMGYLLAYRLKVSETLLTHTDMSLNEIARATGFEYDTYFIKQFLAKKGMTPTEFRKNSREFSSHQ, from the coding sequence ATGCCGCAGGCAGACCGTCACAAGAATAGAACTGTATATATAGAATTTATTGCAAATGAAAACTTTGTAAATCTTCCTTATAAGGAGCGTTTAACTATAACTTTTATTACGAGTGGAAGCATGAATTTACAACTAAATGATCGCCCTGTGAAAATTGTCGCTCCAAGTATTCTTTGTTTATCAATGGAGGATAAAATAGAAGTTATTGAAAAACAAAATGTTTCTTCGCAATCATTTTGTTTCCATCCAGATTTTTTTAATACAGCTCATTTCTCAGAAACTACTGGATATCTGTCAACTAATCTAAAAATAAAAACTGGTCTTTTACTTTTTGGAGAAGATAAAATTCATACTAGGGTATATGCTGTAGATGAGAAAATATATTTGAAATTATATGAATGGTTTTTTATTATGGGAACAGAAGTATATGCCCAAAGTGATTCGCTTTGGGTCTGCAGAATAAAAAAATACTTAATCCAAATACTGGGGGTGATTGAAGAGCTAAACCACAATAGCGAAAAATCACCTGCTAATTTAGTTTTAGAATATATACATATAAACTATTCTGACAAAATAACCTTGGAAGATTTAACAAGATGTGCGCATTTAAATCGTGTTTCACTAAATAAAAGTTTTCAGGATTTATGTGGATGCACAGCAATGGGCTACTTACTAGCATACCGATTAAAGGTTTCTGAGACTCTATTGACTCATACCGATATGAGCTTAAACGAAATTGCACGTGCCACTGGCTTTGAATATGATACATATTTTATAAAACAATTTTTGGCTAAAAAGGGTATGACTCCAACAGAATTTAGGAAAAACTCACGAGAGTTTTCAAGTCACCAATAA
- a CDS encoding YqaJ viral recombinase family protein, whose amino-acid sequence MVNGNFEGIYGNEIGIILGVNKNKSIKELHLEKFEKKCKNKDESYKEKEINYWSETIKEIICKEFTIRSGKKVRKELKIATDEEYSFMHCKVDRRIVGENSILLCIIYSGNAPEDVIDDNVLLECQHNMRVTKTDKCYVACLINDKKFEFKEVLRDEKIIYKIIDEEKKFYCTSNR is encoded by the coding sequence ATGGTTAATGGGAATTTTGAAGGAATTTATGGGAATGAAATAGGGATTATTTTAGGTGTGAATAAAAATAAAAGCATTAAAGAGCTCCATTTAGAGAAGTTTGAAAAAAAGTGCAAAAATAAAGATGAATCGTATAAAGAAAAAGAGATTAATTACTGGTCAGAGACTATAAAAGAAATTATTTGCAAAGAATTTACAATAAGAAGTGGAAAAAAGGTGAGAAAAGAATTAAAAATAGCTACAGATGAGGAATATAGTTTTATGCATTGTAAAGTTGACAGAAGAATTGTTGGGGAAAACTCCATATTACTTTGCATAATATATAGTGGGAATGCGCCTGAAGATGTTATAGACGATAATGTATTGCTTGAATGTCAACATAATATGAGAGTTACAAAAACAGACAAATGCTATGTTGCATGTCTTATTAATGATAAAAAATTTGAATTTAAAGAAGTACTTAGAGATGAGAAGATAATCTATAAAATAATAGATGAAGAAAAGAAATTTTATTGTACTAGTAATAGGTAA
- a CDS encoding peptidoglycan recognition protein family protein: MKNIDEQFISYNRSVRSSMPIYIVIHDTGDPGASAQNEHDYFAGGDRNASADFFIDSDSIIQIIDTDTYYSWHCGDGRGEYGITNSNSLGIEMCLEVDGKPSEDTVMNTVDLTRYLMNKYDIGINNVVRHYDASRKICPNSFFDNNWSRWYDFKDKLCSFTIRGEWRLENNKWWYKHEDGSCTRNGWEKINGSWYLFDGEGWMLYNWKKSEDKWYYLGNLEDGSMKSGWLLQNNNWYYLGDEGDGAMKTGWQKIDGEWYYFNNEGIMQTGWIKYNDKDYCLYSNGAMIRNCELYGYRFMEDGMAVKI; the protein is encoded by the coding sequence ATGAAAAATATTGATGAGCAATTTATAAGTTACAACAGATCTGTAAGAAGTTCTATGCCTATCTATATAGTTATTCATGATACTGGTGATCCAGGTGCAAGTGCTCAAAATGAACATGATTATTTTGCGGGAGGAGATAGAAATGCTTCAGCTGATTTTTTCATTGACAGTGATTCTATAATTCAAATAATTGATACAGATACTTATTATTCCTGGCATTGCGGGGATGGGAGAGGAGAATATGGAATTACAAATAGCAATTCTTTAGGAATAGAAATGTGCTTAGAAGTGGATGGAAAACCTTCAGAAGATACAGTTATGAATACTGTAGATTTAACAAGATATCTAATGAATAAATATGACATTGGAATTAATAATGTTGTAAGACATTATGATGCAAGTCGTAAAATATGTCCAAACAGTTTTTTTGATAATAATTGGTCAAGGTGGTATGACTTTAAGGACAAGCTTTGTAGTTTTACAATAAGGGGTGAGTGGCGCCTTGAAAATAATAAATGGTGGTATAAACACGAAGATGGTTCATGTACACGAAATGGATGGGAGAAAATAAATGGTTCATGGTATCTCTTTGATGGAGAGGGATGGATGCTTTATAACTGGAAGAAGAGCGAGGATAAGTGGTATTACTTAGGCAACTTAGAAGATGGCTCCATGAAATCAGGATGGTTACTTCAAAATAATAATTGGTATTATCTTGGAGATGAAGGCGATGGAGCTATGAAAACAGGCTGGCAGAAGATAGATGGTGAATGGTATTACTTTAATAATGAAGGTATTATGCAGACAGGATGGATTAAGTATAATGATAAAGATTATTGTCTTTATTCAAATGGCGCTATGATAAGAAATTGTGAGCTATACGGCTATAGATTTATGGAAGATGGAATGGCTGTTAAAATATAG
- a CDS encoding sigma-70 family RNA polymerase sigma factor: MKYEYVENLVSEAKSGSSIAKENLILEFTPFIRFVANKIFISGYDYSDKVNECFATLLTCISKYNLGTNRFAAYAMNSIQKNLNSLIRKSVHATEYNGMSILSLDDDLENYIALDTDPLDETLCLTAEYEDLTSAINTKLTDEEKTLISFLYFKENTLVNYAYYRNVSYMTASKRKKKVLGKLRNYMNSEVMNYGN, translated from the coding sequence GTGAAATATGAATATGTTGAAAATTTAGTTTCTGAAGCAAAATCCGGTAGCTCCATAGCTAAAGAAAATTTAATTTTAGAATTTACTCCATTCATAAGATTCGTGGCCAATAAAATTTTTATAAGCGGCTATGATTATAGTGATAAGGTAAATGAATGCTTTGCTACTCTTCTTACTTGTATTTCAAAATATAATTTAGGTACCAATCGTTTTGCTGCTTATGCTATGAATTCTATACAAAAGAATCTAAATTCTTTAATACGAAAAAGTGTTCACGCAACTGAATACAATGGCATGTCTATATTATCCTTGGATGATGATCTTGAAAATTACATTGCCTTAGATACAGACCCTTTAGATGAAACTCTGTGTTTAACTGCTGAATATGAAGATCTTACTTCTGCTATAAATACTAAATTAACTGATGAAGAAAAAACTCTAATATCCTTCCTTTATTTCAAAGAAAATACTCTAGTTAACTATGCCTATTACAGGAATGTTTCTTATATGACAGCTTCAAAACGCAAGAAAAAAGTCTTAGGAAAATTAAGAAATTATATGAATTCGGAGGTAATGAATTATGGCAATTAA
- a CDS encoding DUF1659 domain-containing protein — MAVTKNLETLSLTIEIQNGVDKAGDPTYAKKTFANVKNDVNIENVYAVADAIKGILSAKTRSYFLNETSSIVQG, encoded by the coding sequence ATGGCAGTAACAAAAAATCTTGAAACTCTATCCCTAACTATAGAAATTCAAAATGGTGTGGACAAGGCAGGCGACCCAACTTACGCTAAGAAGACTTTTGCAAATGTAAAAAATGATGTAAATATTGAAAATGTCTACGCTGTTGCTGATGCTATTAAAGGAATTCTCTCTGCTAAAACAAGATCTTATTTCTTAAATGAAACTTCATCTATTGTACAAGGCTAA
- a CDS encoding LysR family transcriptional regulator — protein MMNFLNLEYFLTAAEELNFTKAAKKLFISQQSLSSHISKLENDLGVELFNRTVPLTLTPAGKSLVKNAVRILDLKEQSVKELADIKDFKRGDLFIGASHTRGRAFLPEILPYYNEKFPNINLHLLEGNSKELDAALLKGDVDLIIGMLPFNVENVEIVPLCNEEVLMVVPDNILVKYFPNNYKEVKQKLEKDMDITLLKDCPFLMVNAKNRVRIIADEMFNEKEIKPNIILETESIETVLALSVKGMGITFYPKTLMNNKDLIFDKNTITGVNLYHLKYNKTHGTLAIGYQKNRYVSQALKEFIELAKDKYGNIE, from the coding sequence ATGATGAATTTTCTTAATTTAGAGTATTTTTTAACAGCAGCAGAAGAGCTGAATTTTACAAAAGCGGCAAAAAAATTGTTTATTTCTCAACAGTCATTAAGTTCTCATATTTCAAAATTGGAGAATGATTTGGGGGTTGAATTATTTAATCGTACAGTGCCATTAACATTGACGCCAGCGGGGAAAAGTTTAGTGAAAAATGCCGTAAGAATTTTAGATTTAAAAGAGCAGTCAGTAAAAGAATTGGCAGATATTAAAGATTTCAAACGTGGAGATTTGTTTATTGGAGCTTCACATACAAGAGGACGAGCCTTTTTGCCAGAAATTCTTCCTTATTATAATGAAAAGTTTCCTAATATTAATTTACATTTACTTGAAGGAAACTCAAAGGAACTAGATGCAGCTTTATTAAAAGGTGACGTAGATTTAATAATAGGAATGTTACCTTTTAATGTTGAAAATGTAGAGATAGTTCCACTTTGTAATGAAGAAGTTCTGATGGTTGTTCCAGATAATATATTAGTAAAATATTTTCCTAACAATTATAAGGAAGTAAAACAAAAACTTGAAAAAGATATGGATATTACATTACTAAAAGATTGCCCATTTCTAATGGTTAATGCTAAAAATAGAGTTAGAATTATTGCAGATGAAATGTTTAATGAAAAAGAAATAAAACCCAATATTATATTGGAGACAGAAAGCATTGAAACAGTATTGGCACTTTCAGTTAAAGGAATGGGAATTACTTTTTATCCTAAAACCCTAATGAATAATAAAGATTTAATATTCGATAAGAATACAATTACTGGAGTTAATCTTTATCATCTGAAGTACAACAAAACTCATGGTACATTAGCTATTGGATACCAAAAAAATCGGTATGTATCTCAAGCTCTAAAAGAATTTATTGAGCTTGCAAAAGATAAGTACGGAAATATAGAATAA
- a CDS encoding DUF2922 domain-containing protein, which produces MEYILLMSFLTENGEKSNLNISGVKPDLTPAEVNTLMDTIVSKNIFRNDKGELVKKYGAHLTEKNVTKFEITK; this is translated from the coding sequence ATGGAATATATTTTACTTATGTCGTTTTTAACTGAAAATGGTGAAAAGTCTAACTTAAATATAAGTGGTGTAAAGCCTGATCTTACACCTGCTGAGGTAAACACACTCATGGATACTATTGTTTCCAAAAATATTTTTAGAAATGATAAAGGTGAACTAGTAAAGAAATATGGTGCTCACCTAACAGAGAAAAATGTTACTAAATTTGAAATTACTAAATAG
- a CDS encoding phage replisome organizer N-terminal domain-containing protein, protein MRGIDWIKIAICMFEDEKMRLFDAMEERDLIVYLWLRLLLQAGKVNDNGLIYLTENVPYTKEMLSVLFNRPKDLVEKVLNLLESFGMIEIYENNIIRICNWEKHQNIEGMKKVREINKERTRKCRARKKNVYQVNDDETDRESCYSMKIEDSTKDNAENKYNIKSKDDHENKNIVKNRSGNEDCSDLDITDEKVSINLNLSRCCNANVTEQKEKREQENKKKKLELDKEEKDLKSRVKDKTINTVRCMDSSNVSKESKVSLGKVSRSYEDLKDKGFKLIRELEEYEVNIKGLTLNWILERLSIHEEKYINMAINIAIQRNKYDINYITGILKNWLKEGYPKTYEEMEFESSKEKPKLRFNNFEARTYNYEDLEERLLGWRK, encoded by the coding sequence GTGAGAGGTATTGATTGGATTAAAATAGCCATTTGTATGTTTGAAGATGAAAAGATGAGGCTATTTGATGCTATGGAAGAGAGAGATCTCATAGTATATTTGTGGCTTAGACTGCTTTTGCAGGCTGGAAAGGTAAATGATAATGGGTTAATCTATTTGACAGAAAATGTTCCATATACTAAAGAAATGCTTTCAGTATTATTCAATAGACCCAAAGATCTTGTAGAAAAAGTGTTGAATTTATTAGAATCCTTTGGGATGATTGAGATTTATGAGAATAATATTATTAGAATATGCAATTGGGAAAAACATCAGAATATAGAAGGAATGAAAAAAGTAAGAGAAATCAATAAGGAAAGAACAAGAAAATGTAGAGCAAGAAAGAAAAATGTATATCAAGTAAATGATGACGAAACTGATAGAGAAAGCTGTTATAGTATGAAAATTGAAGACAGTACTAAAGATAACGCTGAAAATAAATATAATATTAAAAGTAAAGATGACCATGAAAATAAAAATATTGTTAAGAACAGAAGTGGTAATGAAGATTGTTCGGATTTAGATATCACAGATGAAAAAGTTTCTATTAATCTAAATCTGTCACGATGTTGTAATGCTAATGTAACGGAACAGAAAGAGAAGAGAGAACAAGAGAATAAGAAAAAGAAATTAGAATTAGATAAAGAAGAGAAAGATTTAAAGAGTAGGGTAAAAGATAAAACAATTAATACTGTAAGATGCATGGATTCTTCTAATGTTTCTAAAGAATCAAAAGTCAGTTTAGGAAAGGTCTCTAGGTCCTATGAGGATTTAAAAGATAAAGGCTTTAAATTAATCAGGGAATTGGAAGAATATGAAGTAAATATAAAAGGCTTAACTTTGAATTGGATTCTTGAAAGATTATCTATACATGAGGAAAAATATATTAATATGGCAATAAATATAGCAATCCAAAGAAATAAATATGATATTAACTATATTACAGGAATACTCAAAAACTGGCTTAAAGAAGGCTATCCCAAAACTTACGAGGAAATGGAATTTGAAAGCTCAAAAGAAAAGCCAAAGCTTAGATTCAATAATTTCGAAGCAAGAACATATAATTACGAGGATCTAGAAGAGCGGTTACTTGGCTGGAGAAAATAA
- a CDS encoding YvrJ family protein: MAINDLMNLITNVGFPIAVCAYLLFRLEKQLSELSSSINKLNTIISTKLGVVIDTSPNASDDKLKII, encoded by the coding sequence ATGGCAATTAATGATTTAATGAACTTGATTACTAATGTGGGTTTCCCCATAGCAGTTTGCGCTTATTTATTGTTTCGCCTAGAAAAGCAGCTATCTGAGCTTTCCTCTTCTATCAATAAGTTAAATACTATTATTTCCACTAAATTGGGTGTAGTTATAGATACATCTCCAAACGCATCAGATGATAAGTTAAAAATAATTTAG